A stretch of the Oncorhynchus mykiss isolate Arlee chromosome 23, USDA_OmykA_1.1, whole genome shotgun sequence genome encodes the following:
- the LOC110502720 gene encoding mitochondrial pyruvate carrier 1, which translates to MAGTLARKAVDHLKSKEFREYLMSTHFWGPVANWGLPIAAISDMKKSPEIISGRMTFALTCYSLLFMRFAYKVQPRNWLLFACHLTNETAQLIQGSRLIKYNMEKKSF; encoded by the exons ATGGCAGGTACTTTGGCACGTAAAGCTGTTGACCATCTTAAAAGCAAGGAGTTCAGAGAGTATCTCATGAG CACA CACTTCTGGGGACCTGTGGCCAACTGGGGTCTGCCCATAGCTGCCATCAGTGACATGAAGAAAAGCCCTGAGATTATCAGTGGCAGAATGACCTTTG cTCTGACCTGCTACTCACTCCTGTTTATGAGGTTTGCATACAAAGTTCAGCCAAGGAATTGGCTCCTCTTTGCTTGCCACCTAACCAATGAGACAGCCCAACTCATTCAAGGATCGCGACTTATCAAATACAA CATGGAGAAGAAGTCATTTTAG